Proteins encoded within one genomic window of Eurosta solidaginis isolate ZX-2024a chromosome 1, ASM4086904v1, whole genome shotgun sequence:
- the LOC137244124 gene encoding zinc carboxypeptidase A 1-like, whose amino-acid sequence MSAHGKVSLSDESGECTALTSEHDSSSTHCAIKDSQEDIARYDHYRVYKVEIDTDQHVDLFQKLEEQSDSLTFIGHAREVGQKLSILVAAHRVADFADLLHTYAVKHRVLTYNFQEKIDRNMKDVLPADTAASAFDWKHFFHLQTIYACLEYMVAQHPNDLSLIDMGNSTQGVPIKGLKLSRNASNKAVFIESGIHAREWIAPAAATYIINELLTSKENNVAKLANNYNWIIFPCINPDGYKYTFEHDRMWRKNRQIFGTCRGVDLNRNYPDHWNSTGASSDPCRYDYSGPSAGSEMETKRLIEFISSNVVVDKYTTI is encoded by the coding sequence ATGTCAGCGCATGGTAAGGTAAGCTTGTCAGACGAGAGCGGAGAATGTACTGCTCTCACATCAGAACACGATTCATCTTCGACGCACTGTGCCATTAAGGATTCGCAAGAAGATATAGCTCGGTATGATCATTACCGTGTCTACAAGGTTGAAATAGATACAGACCAGCATGTCGATCTATTCCAAAAACTAGAAGAGCAAAGTGATAGCTTGACTTTTATAGGACATGCTCGAGAAGTGGGCCAGAAGCTCTCGATATTGGTTGCTGCGCACAGGGTGGCTGACTTTGCGGACTTATTGCATACGTATGCTGTGAAACATCGTGTCTTGACTTACAACTTTCAAGAGAAAATCGATCGTAATATGAAAGATGTATTGCCTGCTGACACCGCCGCTTCGGCATTCGATTGGAAACACTTTTTTCATTTGCAAACGATTTATGCATGCTTGGAATATATGGTGGCACAGCACCCAAATGATCTTTCACTTATTGACATGGGTAACAGTACGCAAGGTGTTCCCATAAAGGGCTTGAAGCTGTCGCGCAATGCTTCAAATAAAGCAGTATTCATCGAGAGCGGTATTCATGCACGCGAATGGATAGCCCCTGCGGCAGCTACGTATATAATCAATGAACTGTTGACGTCCAAAGAAAATAATGTAGCAAAATTGGCAAACAACTATAATTGGATTATATTCCCTTGCATCAATCCGGATGGGTACAAATACACTTTTGAACATGATCGCATGTGGCGTAAGAATCGGCAAATATTTGGCACCTGTCGCGGTGTTGATTTAAATCGTAACTACCCTGATCATTGGAATAGTACTGGCGCTAGTTCTGATCCTTGTCGTTATGATTACTCTGGTCCCAGTGCTGGTAGTGAAATGGAAACCAAACGCTTAATAGAGTTTATATCTTCAAATGTGGTAGTTgataaatataccactatttaa